The Candidatus Effluviviaceae Genus V sp. genome has a segment encoding these proteins:
- a CDS encoding redoxin domain-containing protein: protein MAKKKDSCVQAAAGPSNPEPVEKESGSRPQGGTNMMMARVGKEAPDFEASAYIAGEGFKNVKLSDYRKKWVLLCFYPGDFTFVUPTELSAVADAYPQLKKLGCEVLSMSVDSRFTHKIWNEVELSKMVEGGIPFPMLSDAGGRIGSVYGVYEEAAGVNIRGRFIIDPDGVIQAMEVLTPSVGRNISETIRQVKAFQHVRETGEATPSGWEPGKKTLKPGPELVGRVWEVWKPGEA, encoded by the coding sequence AAGAAGGACTCGTGCGTTCAGGCCGCCGCCGGGCCGTCGAACCCGGAGCCGGTCGAGAAGGAGAGCGGCTCGAGGCCACAGGGAGGAACGAACATGATGATGGCACGCGTAGGGAAGGAGGCGCCCGACTTCGAGGCGTCGGCGTACATCGCGGGTGAGGGGTTCAAGAACGTCAAGCTCTCTGATTACCGCAAGAAGTGGGTGCTTCTGTGCTTCTACCCCGGTGACTTCACATTCGTCTGACCTACCGAGCTGTCGGCAGTTGCCGACGCATATCCCCAGCTCAAGAAGCTCGGCTGTGAGGTTCTCTCGATGAGCGTCGACAGCCGGTTCACCCACAAGATCTGGAACGAGGTCGAGCTCTCCAAAATGGTCGAGGGCGGCATCCCCTTCCCGATGCTCTCGGACGCGGGAGGTCGGATCGGCTCCGTCTACGGCGTCTACGAGGAGGCGGCGGGCGTCAACATCCGCGGCCGCTTCATCATCGACCCGGACGGCGTCATCCAGGCGATGGAGGTACTGACGCCTTCGGTCGGCAGGAACATCAGCGAGACCATCCGTCAGGTCAAGGCGTTCCAGCACGTCCGGGAGACCGGCGAGGCCACCCCGTCCGGCTGGGAACCGGGCAAGAAGACGCTCAAGCCCGGTCCCGAACT